A window from Mycobacterium saskatchewanense encodes these proteins:
- a CDS encoding ATP-binding protein, with product MGRSDSQPHNVPDADDRSRFVRTRISADAQSAAQARAGFANWLASRFSLGPERFNDVLLAVNEAIANAAEFAYVDAVQRGTLDVKAAYDASSDTLAVAVDDHGRWRTKVPQPAGSQQEFRGRGIPLMEALADELTIDRTPHGTHVTLIWTGLVRRGRDA from the coding sequence ATGGGACGTTCCGATAGTCAGCCGCACAATGTGCCTGACGCCGACGACCGATCACGCTTCGTGCGAACGCGCATTTCCGCCGATGCGCAGAGCGCCGCTCAGGCCCGAGCCGGGTTCGCCAACTGGCTCGCCAGCCGTTTCTCACTCGGTCCCGAACGGTTCAACGACGTACTGCTGGCGGTGAACGAAGCCATCGCCAATGCCGCGGAGTTCGCCTACGTCGACGCCGTCCAGCGCGGGACGCTGGACGTCAAGGCGGCCTACGACGCCAGTTCCGACACGCTCGCCGTGGCCGTCGACGATCACGGCCGCTGGCGTACCAAGGTTCCGCAACCGGCGGGCAGCCAGCAAGAGTTCCGGGGCCGGGGCATTCCGTTGATGGAGGCGCTGGCCGACGAACTGACCATCGACCGCACCCCGCACGGAACCCACGTCACCCTCATCTGGACAGGCCTGGTCCGCCGAGGCCGGGACGCCTGA
- a CDS encoding STAS domain-containing protein: MVEQFGDSVGPTPFQVGKQQIDEAVVLTVSGEVDMLSAPQLSEAIQTALAARPAALIVDLSKVDFLASAGMTVLVTAQAEVVPPTRFAVVAHGAATSRPIKLMGIDSVLALYSTLDEAMGDLADR; this comes from the coding sequence ATGGTCGAGCAATTCGGGGATTCGGTTGGCCCGACGCCTTTCCAGGTGGGGAAACAACAAATAGACGAAGCGGTGGTGCTCACCGTTTCGGGTGAAGTGGACATGCTCAGCGCGCCGCAGCTGTCCGAGGCGATCCAGACCGCGCTGGCGGCCCGCCCGGCGGCATTGATCGTCGACCTGTCGAAGGTCGACTTCCTCGCCTCGGCCGGGATGACGGTGCTGGTCACCGCGCAGGCCGAGGTCGTGCCGCCCACCCGGTTCGCGGTGGTGGCGCACGGGGCCGCCACCAGCAGACCCATCAAACTCATGGGTATCGACAGCGTGCTCGCCCTCTACAGCACGCTCGACGAAGCGATGGGCGATCTCGCCGATCGGTGA